The DNA region GTCTTTTCATACTAGCAACAACTTTATCACCAACAACAAAGCAACGAATATCAGCACCACCAGCTTCTTTAATGAACTCTTGAACAAGAAAGTACGCATTAAGTGATTTGAAGGCCTCCATAACACTTTCAGCCGCCTTCTTTGTCTCAGCAAGGACAACACCCTTTCCTTGTGAACCTTCAAGAAGTTTGATTACAAGAGGGGCTCCACCACAAAGACCGATCATATCATCAATCTTTTCAGTACTATGAGCAAAACCAGTAACAGGCATTCCAATTCCCTTACGAGCAAGGATTTGGTGAGCACGAAGCTTATCACGCGATTTTAAAATGGCGCCAGAAGGGTTCACAGAAAAAGTCCCCCCCATTTCAAATTGTCTTAATACGGCCGTTCCATAAAATGTTACAGAAGTTGCAACTCTTGGAATAATTGCATCAAAGTTGATCAACTCTCTTTCCATATAATGAACTGAAGGATTGTTAGCCGAGATGTTCATGTAACATTTAAGAGGATCAAAGATTTCGACTTTATGTCCTCTTTTTGTTCCTTCTTCAACCAAACGCTTACAAGAATAACTATCTGGTAAACGCGATAAAATACCTATTTTTAACTCTCTCACTGTAGGACCTCCTAGATCCACTTTTTTCGTCTAAAGAAAATAAAGACAATTAGAATCGAAATGAACATTAAAGACAAGGCAAAAAAATAGCCAAATCTCCATTTTAACTCAGGCATATTAAAAGCCGATCCCGGATCAAAGTTCATCCCATACAGCCCTGTAATAAAGGTCAGAGGGAGAAAGAATGTTGACAGGACGGCAAGAACCATCATCGTATCATTCTGCTTAGAAGAAGTGATAGCGATTGAAAGGTTAATGGCATTACTAAAGTTATCGAGAAGTGAATGCGACTTAAGGTTAAGAATTCGAATATTTTCATGAATCTCATCCCAAAGACTTTCATAACGAAGATTATCTAATTCCTTGAACTCACCAATAGCATCTTTTAATTCGTCATCGATCTTCTCAAGAAGGAAACTCCCCTTTTGAATCTTCTCTCGGTGAGGAATGATGGCAGTAATTGTATCGTGAGTATTTTCACCCTTCGTTAGTTTTTCACTTAATTTATAATAATCAATTTTAATTTTCTTAAAGGACTTAATGTATTGCTCTATAAAGTGATCAAGTAGGGCCATAAAAAGAAAGGGCGCCTTCTCGCGAGAGATCTTAGATTTCTTATGAAAGAATCTCTTATCTAAAAATCGTTGGTAGAAATCTGATTCTTTACTTGAAAAAGTTATGAGATGATTCCCTTTTAAAATAATCCCTATGTTTCTAGATTCAAGTGAACCAGAGAAAACATTTTCTTTTAAAACGGCAATGAGGTAGTCATGATTTTCCATATAAGGAAGTGACATTGTACTCAATATGTCTTCGAGATATAACTCGGAAATTCCAAGTTCAAGAAGAATTTTACAATTACTTTTTGAAAACCCATTGAAGTGAGTCCAGCAGTTAAGATGGCCTAGTTCTTTTAAGTTAGAATGAACCTGGTCCCCAGAAACATTAGCAAATGTTTGTACTTCAGATGAACGATAAATAATTTGTTCAATCGTTGAATCTTGCTCAATCGTTAAATGACTGATGTCTCCAAATATTTCTGTTGGCACATTGCCCCCCTACTAATCTTGAATGATGTGTACATCCCTTTGAGGAAATGGGATTGTAATGTTATTATCAGCTAGAACCTTATTTATAGCATGCATGACATCACTTTGAACTTGATATTTATCTAGCGGTCGGTTAATCCAAAACCTTACAGTAAAATTTAAACTACTATCTCCAAATTCTTTAAATAGAACAGTTGGTCGTGGCTGGCTCATGACACCTCTTGTTTCAACTGTCGAATTTTCGATGAGATCACTTACTTGCTTGGGGTCTGATCCATAAGCAACTCCAACAGAACACTTAACAGCGATTCGATTATCATTAAGAGTCCAGTTCACTAGTCTATTGGAAAGAATTTCTGAGTTAGGAATAACAGTGTTTGAGTTTTCAAAAGATTCAACAATTGTACTTCTAATTCCAATTCTTTTAACTTGTAACAATTGACTGTCTATTTCGATGAAGTCCCCTACGCGAACAGGTCTTTCAAACAAGAGTATAATTCCTGAGAGGAAATTGTTTACAATATTTTGTAAACCGAAACCGATCCCCACCCCAAGTGCAGATGCAATCAGAACAAGGTTTTTATAAGTCACACCTAATACGGAGAAAGAATGTATAATGAAGATTGCGATAAAAAAGTATTTTAAAACAGAGTCTATATGAGCTGTTTGTTTTTTTGCTGCAACTGGTTCATCAGCATCTTCAAAAATGACATGAAAAAATGAAAGTCCTAAATAATAAATTACTCGATAAACGTAAAAGAGAATCACCAACTGAAAAGGCTGTTCAAGATAGATTGGAGTACTTGCAATTGTAAAAAGTTCGACTCGTCCAATATCTGTAATGAGTAAGAACTCTCCGGCCCACTTATTCACAAGGACATAAATGAAATACAGGAAGAAGACAACGTTAACCATCTTCACCATAGAATTAAAAAATTCTTTCAATTCAAAAAGTTGAATTTTCTTTTTGAAGTTAATGAGAATCTCTAAGATAAAGTGATAGAGAAACCATCCCCAGAAAAAATATCCAACACTTTCAAAAAGATTATTACCAAGTTCTTTACCAAGAGATTTATATCCAATAACAGCGATAAATGCACTCAATCCAAGAAGTAGAGAAAGCACTGCTGTTAGAATATTTAGAGCTGAAAGGAAGAGACTTCCCTTTTTAACATAACTTGCAAATGAACTTCCTCTAATCGAAGAGGAGATTTTAAAGAAGCGATATGAGACATAAATAAGAAGAATATCCCTAGCAAAAGAGATAACATCAGAATTAAATTCAAATTGAGTTTCCAAAATATA from Halobacteriovorax sp. GB3 includes:
- the rimK gene encoding 30S ribosomal protein S6--L-glutamate ligase; amino-acid sequence: MRELKIGILSRLPDSYSCKRLVEEGTKRGHKVEIFDPLKCYMNISANNPSVHYMERELINFDAIIPRVATSVTFYGTAVLRQFEMGGTFSVNPSGAILKSRDKLRAHQILARKGIGMPVTGFAHSTEKIDDMIGLCGGAPLVIKLLEGSQGKGVVLAETKKAAESVMEAFKSLNAYFLVQEFIKEAGGADIRCFVVGDKVVASMKRQAKEGEFRSNLHSGGYAEKIKITPEERKTAVLAAKTLGLKVAGVDILRSNDGPKVMEVNSSPGLEGIETSTGINVAAKIFEYIESLELKVHHSDKQRC
- a CDS encoding CorA family divalent cation transporter, with protein sequence MPTEIFGDISHLTIEQDSTIEQIIYRSSEVQTFANVSGDQVHSNLKELGHLNCWTHFNGFSKSNCKILLELGISELYLEDILSTMSLPYMENHDYLIAVLKENVFSGSLESRNIGIILKGNHLITFSSKESDFYQRFLDKRFFHKKSKISREKAPFLFMALLDHFIEQYIKSFKKIKIDYYKLSEKLTKGENTHDTITAIIPHREKIQKGSFLLEKIDDELKDAIGEFKELDNLRYESLWDEIHENIRILNLKSHSLLDNFSNAINLSIAITSSKQNDTMMVLAVLSTFFLPLTFITGLYGMNFDPGSAFNMPELKWRFGYFFALSLMFISILIVFIFFRRKKWI
- a CDS encoding mechanosensitive ion channel family protein, giving the protein MKISIVVLFSLLISLCSFANEESLASREQDLEKIKLSFEKINIDYGILKIKKKEIAQEFAGLVSGEFDRADAKKNLAQVEDFEEQIRKLVVVIEEEKVRANDLKLDNKDIEQISGVKIDKSVNESFLSSIDKIVNDFSRLEKNINLSMDGVRKWKAFLHRKLRSDNSKTLFSFAVRKTLVEPVEEFKKLMTKDVSSLKETFTTISKNLQNKERSIRFFSFVTIAFLLTISLLLIVSKLKQLVDKNLINFTGTVSSGVFETLYHNKALISILVSFQALSLFRETTSSLKVLITVITLVIVPLLWNRCFIPMIDLVLTEINKSENEVRGSYPKIAFIFFFTCYILETQFEFNSDVISFARDILLIYVSYRFFKISSSIRGSSFASYVKKGSLFLSALNILTAVLSLLLGLSAFIAVIGYKSLGKELGNNLFESVGYFFWGWFLYHFILEILINFKKKIQLFELKEFFNSMVKMVNVVFFLYFIYVLVNKWAGEFLLITDIGRVELFTIASTPIYLEQPFQLVILFYVYRVIYYLGLSFFHVIFEDADEPVAAKKQTAHIDSVLKYFFIAIFIIHSFSVLGVTYKNLVLIASALGVGIGFGLQNIVNNFLSGIILLFERPVRVGDFIEIDSQLLQVKRIGIRSTIVESFENSNTVIPNSEILSNRLVNWTLNDNRIAVKCSVGVAYGSDPKQVSDLIENSTVETRGVMSQPRPTVLFKEFGDSSLNFTVRFWINRPLDKYQVQSDVMHAINKVLADNNITIPFPQRDVHIIQD